Proteins encoded by one window of Rhodamnia argentea isolate NSW1041297 chromosome 6, ASM2092103v1, whole genome shotgun sequence:
- the LOC115755972 gene encoding vesicle-associated membrane protein 724: MSEESFIYSFVARGTMILAEYTEFTGNFPAIAAQCLQKLPSSNNKFTYSCDHHTFNFLLEDGYAYCVVAKDSVAKQISIAFLERVKADFKKRYGGGKADTAIAKSLNKEFGPIMKEHMKYIIEHAEEIDKLIKVKAQVSEVKSIMLENIDKAIDRGENLTILADKTENLRDQAQAYKKQGTQIRRKMWYQNMKIKLVVFGILLFLILVIWLSICHGFDCSN; this comes from the exons ATGAGCGAGGAGTCGTTCATATACAGCTTCGTGGCGAGAGGGACGATGATACTGGCCGAGTACACGGAGTTCACCGGCAACTTCCCGGCCATAGCCGCTCAGTGCCTCCAGAAGCTTCCTTCTTCCAACAACAAGTTCACCTACTCCTGCGACCACCACACCTTCAATTTCCTCCTCGAAGATGGTTACG CTTATTGTGTGGTCGCCAAAGACTCGGTGGCCAAGCAAATCTCTATCGCATTTTTGGAGCGCGTAAAAGCAGACTTTAAGAAACGATATGGCGGCGGCAAAGCAGATACAGCTATTGCCAAAAGTCTCAATAAGGAGTTTGG GCCAATTATGAAGGAGCACATGAAGTACATTATTGAACACGCTGAAGAGATCGATAAGCTAATAAAAGTGAAGGCTCAAGTTTCAGAAGTTAAAAGTATAATGCTGGAGAATATTGACAAG GCGATCGATAGAGGGGAGAACCTGACCATTCTAGCCGACAAAACAGAGAATCTGCGTGATCAG GCTCAAGCATACAAGAAACAAGGGACGCAAATTCGGCGGAAGATGTGGTACCAGAACATGAAAATCAAGCTGGTCGTGTTTGGTATCTTATTATTTCTGATCCTTGTAATTTGGCTTTCCATTTGCCATGGGTTTGATTGCTCCAACTAG